The genomic window AGGGTTTCCTCCTGGGCTCCTGAGGTTTCTCACGGTGGTCTCCCTACCTGCCCCTTGTCTTTTAATGCCAGACCCGAATGGCATGGCAGTCCAACCGGTGGtgattgaggttttttttttttttttgcgtcgCCGTGTGAATAGTACTGGTTGGAATTATTagatgcaaaaaaatatttgcaggGAAATAAATATGTGGACCCGTTCTCGCTGAAGCTATTTGTGACCTTTAGCTTAGCTTCATTTTCAATGCCCGTCATATAGTTACTGCATACAAGGACTACAAGCTCTCTTAGCCAATTATCGTTTTATCCATTCAGACAGTACAGAGATAAGACATGATAGGTGTTCACAATTCTTCCTTTctacaatatattttatatatttaaaacattcttaattttttttattatgtttgataaataataataatataaaaaaatgatgctgTATTATAGTGATAAAATAATTGTACTGGTGGCGGTGATTATGACAGTACAAGTGATGGGGTGACGGGATGGATGAAATGAGTGATTATAATAAATAGGAGATGATGAAGGTATCGAAATTGATGGTGTGGTTCGGTGGTTGcggaaaaaaatgataaattaatgatGGTTGAAACGGTGATTAAATTTTTGACATGTTTGGAAATATTactgtgtttttaattttaaagtgttttttatttaggaaaatattaaaataatatttaaaaataatatttttatattaacacatcaaaataatttaaaaatattaaaaaacaatattaaattaaaacaaaaaaattaaaaaatattaactttttctaaaagtatttttaaaacacaaaaacaaccgTGCCAGAATTCTTATTcttaaaatactttattatttcatcaactcataatatttttttataaataaaatatgtttaagaattaatcatgaaatattaataatttctcaaattaaatatttcacaattaaataattatgtaaaaattataaaatattttactcaaaACAATGTCTTTTTTCGATGCATAGAACTTCATTGATGCATCGAAAGGACAATGAAACTTCGGAGCCAGTTATCGTTTAAGtcctttattaaattttttctgttcATGCTGGATAGAGACAACAGGATAAGACGTTGCAACGTCTTCCTCCCAGCGGTATCTTTTCcagaattaattaatattgatagttaaCGAGTGAACTTTTTTAATGTATCAAtctataactattttttttaattaaattcatatttatatctatttttattatcatttaattaaataatatttactttaataaataaagttattacATATAATAAGACAAATGACTTACAAAGTTAAATACCTTAAtctacattaattttttaatttttttagtttaatctttaattattattaatatttattttcttgtatttaataatataaataattgttgatttatttaactaaatgtATGCATAAACTAGTTAAAACTCAGTCCTTTTGTCGAGGGAAAACTTCTATAACAGGTAGAGATCAGTCTACATTCTGCCATACCTCTCTAAAACGCAAGCACtgaaagaaaatggaaacaCGCTTGGTATTTCTTTTGGCAGCGTTGTTGGCAACAGCACTGCTGGAATCTAAGCCTGTTTTGCCAACACTAGCGTCTGAAGCTGATCACTCAGTTTCGGGTGTTTTCAAAACAGGAAAATTTCACCCAATACATTCTGATGTAGGAACAGCCTCTAGCTGTTCACCTCCTAGATCCTTGTTAATTGTTAGACCAGAAGAAAAGGGCACGTGTCCTGTCATCTTGTTTCACCACGGCACAGGCTGCCAGAACTCTTGGTACACTGATGTTTTCAAATTCATGTCTTCTCATGGATACATAGTGGTCGCACCGCAGGTACTCCTTTTTCCATGTCCTTTCTTAATACATCCAAACATACTGTACAAATCGATTCATTCTTCATGAGTTTCATGTCTAACTTTTAATAAATCCAATCTCATATCGCATTTGTTGGGTTTGTAAAGTTAAtgacttctttgtttttttttactttggcgagattaatttttctttactttcattatttgatattaGGTTATTAAACCTTGagtcttgtgatttttttttgtttttttttatttttttagagttgtCTTGATCTCATAACTCGAATCATGTGTTAGTCAAGTTAACATATATGGGCTTTATCATTATCtagacatttttatttattttataaaaatattaacctgGCCCGCGATATAGCATCGGTCACCACTCTAGTATAAACTatatctgataaaaaaaattcatccttatattattatcatcacaTATATCTACTTACTTAGGCTctatttgtttgctggaaagtagttttcttttgaaaaatggttttcttggaaagtgaattcctgaaaattgaattatttttcgatgtttggtagtgtcatgaaaaatcagttgaaaaacacttttcagtgtttggttatgttatgaaaaatgagctagaaaataacttattaatattttttttcataaacaaatcttacaaattaaaaaattgaataagaatgaaattgaaaaaaaaaaatctaatttcataaattatctcaaataaaataaataacaatcaaaataatagagatcaaatctaacaaataaaaaaattaaaagatgatgagattaaaataataataattacaatttcataaattatttcaaataaaataagtaacaataaaaagaatgagtaccaaatttgatatataaaaaattttaattaaaaaaataataagagaaaagcaaataacaatcataaaaatgatgaccaaagttaatataaaaatcaaattaaatcaaattctaaggggtgaatttgaaaaaaaaactcaaaacaaaatatataaaaatcaaaagtttgaggaccaaatttgttataatcagtaaataatatgatatttctaaatttttcacaacttctggaaagtgttttacgcccaaaataaaaggaaaacactttcttagaaaccaagccaaatttttctttaactgtaaagtgttttttgtcgaataatttttctaatgacaaccaaacatgaaaaaatttgaaaaataactttcagGAAACTACTTTCTGCCAAACAAACGAGGCTTTAagcattatatattttaatggacTTGGTTTTTTAAGTTAACAGTCAAGCTCATCAACCAGGCTAACCCAGCCCAAGATGATAGTCATTAAAGATTTCATGAATTCATAATTTACTATTAAATTCAAATGGTTGGTTGTAgaggtgagtaaaaaaactaaaaaacagattaaatcaagaaaacaggaaaaaaataaccgaaaaaatcaaatcgtgaaaaaaaactgattagaattttgaaaacactaaccggttcggttcgatttcggttttataagcctgaaattgaaaaaaccaaaccgaaccgaactcactccgaaaaaaccgagtcaaaccggtttgaacctgtttttgttctaaaaaaccgaaACGAAATGAAACCGGTCGATTTGAATcggtttcaattttttaaaaaaatcaatttagttattatttttttaataaaaatcaaaccaaataaaaaataattatccctAATTGACCAATCGGTGCCTGGATAAGGTTCATCACGTTGCATATATTACGTGTATAATTAATGGCGTTCCATTGTTTTATGACTTTTCAAcggttataaattttaatatattttctttctttaaatatttccaattccttataaataaaaaatatgaatttcatatgaatgAACTTCAGATGTGGATATTTATTCAGTCGCGAATGTGATTGGATTTATTGACTTTTGCCTCAGCATCTTCccccccttttccttttccttttcctatgAATATGCAAATCTTTTTCATTTCGCATCAATCTGGGACCATGATCCAGAGGAAACTTCTAGCATCAGAATTAATCTTGATGCTTGATTAAAGTGAAGAATAAACATGTACGAAACTTTGCAcctttattttaaacaatattatatgcttaaacaaaataatcttAACATGATGAATTCCATATGTTACAACcaaaagtattttaattaaatttgggttttttcttttttttttcttttagggtaTCGATATTTATAGCAAacctataattaatttatgttttgtctACGATGTAGGTGAAATTTCATTGGGGGTTGAATTTGGATGTTTTTTAAGTATAATATTGGTGATTGTAATATAATCACTTTGTTATAATTCATGCTCATTTTAAGAGAgagtgttgaaaaatattttacccttaaattttttttaaaaaaagtcaagatTTGTTGAAGAAATCCAAGGAATTgactaatttattttgtatcaaccatcataaacataaataatttataatccatgGAATAAACTACCATGTAAATAttgtttatcttttattatttcgTAAATTCATCCACtcaaattttaagagaaaaaatgtCGCCTTAAAGTTTGTACCATCACCCCGGCTAGGGCACAACCCTGTTGTTCATAGGAGTGTTTAGGATGCAAGTAATATCCACTCACAGGCTTATGAAAAtaatacaaagaaaattttgagaggTGTATTTTAACTGGTCAGATTTTATGTTTGCTTTATAGAAATCACTAATTTGAGTCTCACAAATATCAAGAccattggagacttacatggtcgttaatttcagaatcCGTGAGATTAATTAAGATACGCGCAAGTTGATCCAGACatgcatattaataaaaataataataatgcaaagAAACTTtaccaagaaattaaaaacattataaaataggAATTATTGAACTCTTCAGGCTTATGAAAATAATGCAAAGCCACGATGTAAGTAGTGTCCGcattagttgttttttcttccatttttttattatagtcagtattttatttttatttttcctttttttgtggATCTCAGCGAATGCtttctctaattaaaaaaaatgggaagaaaaaacaacatacGGGACCAACGAGGTCAAAAGAACACGTGTTGCTTGTTTATAATTTCCTTCACATTTTTTGTAATCTTAATAAATgctttttgtaataaaaaaatgggaAGAAAAAGACAACAACTGGGTCAAAAAGATCAAAGGACACTTGTCACTTATATGTAGCGAAATCACTTACGAGGAGCTCACattaaacaaatttattcaGTATAGTAAATTGGTACAAGATCTTGATTGACAAACTAGTTTTTTCAAGCCCTAATTTACATCCCTGAATTACTGAAGAAACTCTGTTTTGAATAgttctaaataataataatctgaaaaatattttgaaaataatctataaactatttaaatagtatttaaagcataaaaaaacataaatcaaataaaaataaaaaacctaattaagaaaagaaccaagaataactagaaaaaaaaagaaaatttctaaACAGAAGGCATCATCCGAATCTCATTTAGGTACAACAAATTCTCTCAATACAAAACCCAATCTATAAAATGTgctaacaaaattttaattcaatctaataattaaattaaaatttatatttgtttttttttttagaaagctCATTTGACTTGTCTAGACATCTTATTAGACCTGGACTTTTAATATGTATCATACATTGAGCTTTTCTACTTTAGAAAAACTTGTTCTAAAGTTCATTGTCAAAACTTAAACTTTTCCATACAAACgaacaaatatttcaaatatagcATTGAATTTAGCTTATTCACAAACTAAACCTCTTTTACTAAAAATTCAACCAAATCATTCCCTCATCTTCTTTCATTTCATCCATATGCCAGCCTATCCTACAACCTTAagagaaaaagatttttttgtcctCTTTGACATGAACTTCATCCTTTTTAAGTAATTTTGGAAAGttgttctagttttttattagtTGGCTTAATCCTAGTTTGCTCACTGATTTTAAATTAGCTTAATCCTAATttgctaattaattttagattgtCCTTCATATTTCATCTCTCCTTCGTGTTCCTACAAGTTTTAGAATATTTAGTGACTTCGTGTTGTTCTTTCAGTTTCACCTTAACTTCAAGAActattgtttttggtttgtcAACTCTTTTTAACACTCATTTTGACATTACTAAATCTTTAGTTTATtttgccttattttttttttttagttagtaCTTATAAAGGTTGAACAAGTTTCTCAATATCTTCTTCTAATAATACTAGAACATCAACCATTCAAGTTATTTCAGTGCCAATTCATCTAAGGATAGTAATAGTTATTACTCTTCTACTTcgttaaaaacataatttatagtTAGATCAATTGATTCACTATTATAACTTTGGCTATTAGAGCTGAAACACTAAATCTGTGTGTGTGAGTCAAGAATGAAATcctttccaactcatttttatCATTGATTAGAACATCAACAACAAAACATCATCAATCATCTTAATCTCATCTATTAAGGGTTTCACCTCCTTATCTTTCACTTGTGCTTTTGATTTAGCTAATAGGTTTAATCAACTTTCTAGttgagaaaattaaacaaaagacaATAACAATATAATTGCTTATATGACCAGTATAAAATCTCTATGTAATAATCTTATAATAACTCTTAGATTAGTAATTTTCTATAATAGAATTACAGGTTTACCAACATGAACTTTATCATTTAGAACATCATACCATTAATCTTCAACACCATAAGAAAGTTTACATTTTGCAAATCCTACTTTATGATAACTAggaattttctttaataaagtACTCTTACAACTTTGACAACcatctaataaattttttcttcaaaaatcattGTTGCACCTAACATTGTTGTGATCCACCCTCTTTCATAGGAAAGGggaaagattttttatatggtaAGAGGGCAAAAGTtctaaactttataaaaaaaaagtcaccacTTGGTACtatggttactagaaaaccCTAACTAATAAACAGAGTGttagataattatataaattatatattaagacctcacctaacagctttgacttttgggttgagatggttctttgacacatGGTTCTATGATAAGGGACTGGttatgcaaaagaaaagatattatcaccctaaAATATTCTACTTGAGATAAGTTGCATTGGTAACTTTGTCTTTTATTTCTAACAGTTTGTTATACCAAATATATCAGTAGTCTATCTATATAAGTGATAGTGAGTCTACTGCAATGAGTTAAACCCTGGGTGGTTGGTTTAAACCTAACTATTCTAAGGTCTATTCATCTTTGTCACCCCTAGTTATTATCTTTTGATAATACTTGATGAATTTGGATGCCTACAACAAATGACTCCTGATAATGAACTGTGATAAATAGTCTACCAAGCCATGTCAATGAATGACCAATGGGCTTCTGTTAGGCTCATTGAACTCAACCAAAATCTTAGAAAGAGCCTATGGATAATGTCTTGTTAAGATTCATCTATCGTATAATATCTAAGACTCACTTATAATATTTGTTAAACGAACAGTGTATGCCCAGTCCTATACAAACAGTGACCTCTATAGGTTCACCTACTTGAAAAAATGATCTAGTAATATAAAGGTTCTTTATCAACTTGTTTTGGATAATGACCTTTATGGATTCATTTGTCCTAAAATATGATGTTAAGTATAACAATCACATTTGTAGTTCAATTTTAGTGAATTGCCCGGAATTAGTAGCTATGCTCACTAGTTGGTAAGACTCATGCATGCATAATCATAGTAAGTggataatttattcaaaactaAGATATTTACATCACTCATGAATGGACTACATTGCACCCTCATTTGACACCTAAAAGTAATGACCTTTAAATGTTTATTTACATTAGGATCATTATTGGATGATTAACCAAAAcggtttgatgttttttaaaagaagactttaacttttgaaaataaaattacaagataTAAGTATTACTTCCAATCAACATCCAAAGTAATAACTTGTTGTAAGTTTATTTTCCTTGAACATTGTAGGTGAATCgtatatcaaaaaataagaatttgttTGGAAAGTAAACAAATATGATTGGGAACCaaataaagaatttataaaGAATTTGGAATTTGTTTCTCTACATTCCaacccattttctttttttacaaaaattatgGTCGCTCTCTCCTATGGTGACTAAGGTTTTGGTTAACATTTTGAAATAGTGTAGAGgaagaagataataaataatcccctctcttcttttttcttctctatttatagtctaactttattttatcattttctctcAATTACTTGGTCCCCAAATAACTGagtttcactttggtccttctttattcttgttttgcACTCTAGCCTCTTGTTCATTTTTTcactattttgatttcttttttcttttttttgtattttgattttttcatgaaaagcaacattaacttcaatttgaaaagaaaagtaatcaAGAAATGAGAAATGGATGCAAAtacatctaaaatatatttctttgaatttgatttttttcagaaagacatcaacaagagaaaaatagttgaaaattgCAAAATGGTCGCATTGATGGTCGAAATGCAtcgaaaacatgttttttgattttttttttgcttttcttaattttgaaaaataattttagaactAGGTTATGACAATCCATATTAAAAAAggaatttcttcaaaattaaaaaagtgcCTACAAAAAGGTTGGCTACAAGTTAAGTCTTCGATGCATCGCTTATGATCATAAACATCACTCTTCATATTGATATGATACATGTATGGGTTTGAAGGAATACATTTAGGTTCCAAGTCTGCCCTTTTTAAGTCTCTAAGCATGTTGATCTTCTCTTCATGATCTTTGTTTGAGTCCTGTCTTTGGTAGTTGATCCAACTAATCATATCTTTGTGTTAGGGTTCTCCACGCTGCCTTTTAAGCACTCAAAGCACCCTAAATAGCCTTCACTCCTTCATCATGAGCTAGAAAGATCGATgttgttaataattttgttcATTGAACAAGCAAACCTACTCTAATACTAATTAATGTAGTGTATAGTGATAAGAAATTAAGGTTTCTTAAACTCTATGATCCAGCAATcatagtaaaaaacaatttcatttattaaaaaagtcatttgacttgttgagatatttttttgaacttAAACCTTTTAATACTCTTACGTAACTAGTTATTAGTTCTTCGTAGTACATGAATGATATGGATGGTTAACATACGAAACGTGTCCAAATAAAGTAGGAAGTACAATGTTAATCTTTTCAAAGGGGGGAGACGCTGATCATCCCCTTATATAACAGGTAGAGATCGGTCTACATTCTCGCCTACCTCTCTACGATAATTAATGCacagaaagaaaatggaaacaCCCTTGGTATTTCTTTTGGCAGCGTTGTTGGCAACAGTGCTGCTGGAATATAAGCCTGTTTTGCCAACACTAGCGTCTGAAGCTGATCACTCTGTTTGGGCAGAAGTTGGTGTTTTCGAAACAGGAAATTTTCACCCAATACAATCTGATGTAGGAACAGCCTCTAGCTGTTCACCTCCTAGATCCTTGTTGATTTTTAGGCCAGAAGAAAAGGGCACGTATCCTGTCATCTTGTTTCACCACGGCACAGGCTGCCAGAACTCTTGGTACACTGATGTTTTCAAATTCATCTCTTCTCATGGATACATAGTGGTCGCACCGCAGGTACTCCTTTTTCCATGTCCTTTCTTAATGCATCCAAACATACTGTACAAATCGATTCATTCTTCATGAGTTTCATGTATAACTTTTAATAAATCTGCAGCATACCATGGATATATGTTGctccatgtattttatttttgtctattttttatgaagaaatatTTTCTGTGAAGATTGACCTGACATTGGAGTTTTGATCCTTAGTTATACGGATTGAAACCACCTAGCGGACAAGACGAGCTTGACTCGGCAGCAGAAGTGGCAAACTGGTTACCCTCAGGTCTCCGGTGTGTGCTACCTGAAGATATTGAAGGGGACATACACAACCTTGCTCTTGCAGGCCACAGTAGGGGTGGATACATTGCATTTGCTCTTGCACTTGGGCTTGCCGATGTTTCCTTAGACGTTGACTTTTCAGCGCTGATAGGAGTAGACCCCGTTGCGGGGACTTCCAAAACTAATCAGATGGAGCCCAAAATACTCAATTACGAATCTTGCTCTTTTAACTTTTCGATTCCTGTCGCCATAATTGGTACTGGGTTAGGCAATAAGCCAGCCTTCCCCATCTTACCGCAGACGTGTGCTCCAGATGGGGTGAGCCACACGGAGATTTTCAATGAGTGCAAACCTCCATGTAGCCATTTTGTTACTACAGACTATGGCCACATGGACGTTTTAGATGACGATATAGGTCTAATTGGGGAAGGAGCCCGAGCGATGTGCAAGGGGTCTCGGTGGGGGGTTAGCAGGGATCCCATGAGAAGAACTGTAGGTGGCGTTTCTGTCGCCTTTTTAGAGGCTTTCTTCAAAGGCAACTACACGGACTACAACAAAATTCTGCAAAAACCTAATTATTTTGCTCCTGCAACACTTGATCCAGTCCAGAACAAAAGTGAAGGGACATCGTGCTCAAGTTTATCTGCAATGTCCGTTGATGAACTCTAGTGGCAATTTATTAATCGGTTGAATAATTCTCCTCTTTCCGCAAAGGTGCTATCAAAACACTAAAGAAGAGAGTGCTGCTCAGTACCTCCATGTTTGGTGGCCTCGGACCTATCGTAACTTATGTAATATTGCAACTTATGTTCTAATAAATACCTTCCCTGAGGTTCTTCTGTTTTAAGCAACATCTcacaatttcataatttatcaaTCAATCTCTTAACTTATGTTACTTGAGGGTGTTCTAATTTACCGCCAACATAACCTATAAAAAGAGTGgctgaaattctttttattagcTCGTGGCAGTTCTGTTATTTTTTGAAGAAGTCCATGACCATGCGTGGTTCaggcaaaagaaaaattattaaagggaaaaaagagagcagGAAAGTGAgtgaaaaacatgagaaaggTTTGGAGTGATTGGACAGGTGATAACACGgaactcaataataaaaaaaaaaggagcaattCCAAGAGAGAAGAACTAGaaattaagtttcttaatttcatttcgatagatattttatttcatttccataaatattttatttttttaattaaaattgaatgttttagttttaaagtgttttgacATGTTGTTCCAAGATTATACTATTCAGTGTACTGTTTCGGaatt from Populus trichocarpa isolate Nisqually-1 chromosome 5, P.trichocarpa_v4.1, whole genome shotgun sequence includes these protein-coding regions:
- the LOC18109913 gene encoding chlorophyllase-1, chloroplastic isoform X2, yielding METRLVFLLAALLATALLESKPVLPTLASEADHSVWAEVGVFETGNFHPIQSDVGTASSCSPPRSLLIFRPEEKGTYPVILFHHGTGCQNSWYTDVFKFISSHGYIVVAPQLYGLKPPSGQDELDSAAEVANWLPSGLRCVLPEDIEGDIHNLALAGHSRGGYIAFALALGLADVSLDVDFSALIGVDPVAGTSKTNQMEPKILNYESCSFNFSIPVAIIGTGLGNKPAFPILPQTCAPDGVSHTEIFNECKPPCSHFVTTDYGHMDVLDDDIGLIGEGARAMCKGSRWGVSRDPMRRTVGGVSVAFLEAFFKGNYTDYNKILQKPNYFAPATLDPVQNKSEGTSCSSLSAMSVDEL
- the LOC18109913 gene encoding chlorophyllase-1, chloroplastic isoform X1 encodes the protein MHRKKMETPLVFLLAALLATVLLEYKPVLPTLASEADHSVWAEVGVFETGNFHPIQSDVGTASSCSPPRSLLIFRPEEKGTYPVILFHHGTGCQNSWYTDVFKFISSHGYIVVAPQLYGLKPPSGQDELDSAAEVANWLPSGLRCVLPEDIEGDIHNLALAGHSRGGYIAFALALGLADVSLDVDFSALIGVDPVAGTSKTNQMEPKILNYESCSFNFSIPVAIIGTGLGNKPAFPILPQTCAPDGVSHTEIFNECKPPCSHFVTTDYGHMDVLDDDIGLIGEGARAMCKGSRWGVSRDPMRRTVGGVSVAFLEAFFKGNYTDYNKILQKPNYFAPATLDPVQNKSEGTSCSSLSAMSVDEL